The Phycisphaerae bacterium sequence GCATTCGGATGCCTCGGCTGTACATTAGGAACACGCCGACCGAATTATCATGCAGGTGGTTATCTTCGAGCACGCTGTCGTGCGCGTACATGAAGTGCATGCCGTAGCGGCTGTCGGAGACGTCATTACCCACAAGGTGCGTGCCGCGCGAGTACCAGATCACGAGGTCGCGACAGCCGACGATCGTGTTGTCCTCAATCCGCACGTCGTGGCTGTTCCAGAGGCGAATCGCGTCACCGCGGCGCCCCAGATCCAGTGGCTTGCCGCGGATCCTGTTTCCGCGTGCCAGCGAACCATCCGCGTCGCGGAAGATGATGCCCAACAGCACGTCATCGATTGTGCAGTTCTCGATCGTGGCCCGTGGACGATTGACCACCAGACCGGCGTTCTCGCGGTCCAGGCTGTCGCCGCTGCCGCGCAAGACGAAGCCGCGCAACAGGACGTCGGGCGCGTCGATCCGGACGATGTCGCCCTGGCCCCCGGCGTCAACGACCACTTCGCCATCGGCGACCAGCGTGAGCGGGCGATCAATGATAAGCGGAGCGGAGTAGCGGCCAGCCGGTACGCGCACGGTGTCGCCCGGCGTAGCCGTCCGCACCGCGGCGGGCAGGTCGAAGTCGGCCAGGGCGGGCACAGCCAGCAGCGCGGCGAGCGCGAGCGTCAACGTCCGTAGGCCGCTACGCATGCGGTGCTCCCTCGGCCGTGGTGGTTCGGGCAGCCCGGCGCTGCTCGTCCCGCAGCGGTTTGTAGGCCGCCCGATGAAACCAGAGGGCTACGAGCACGATGCCGGCCGCCGCCAGCGAGAGCCGCCAGCCATCGCTGACGCGGGCCACCGTCCGAAACTGGCCGATCAGGCCCTCGCCGAGGACCGGCGGCACGAACGGCTTGATCGAGCTGGAAAGCGCCGCAGCGGGGTCGAGATGCGTGCCAAAATGCGCCATCCATAGATGCAGGTCGACCAGGAATCCAAAGGGCCAGAGCAACGCCGGCAACGCGGCCAGCGCGGCCCACGGGCTGTGAACG is a genomic window containing:
- a CDS encoding cytochrome C, whose translation is MIHAIEDIVGPRVPGANFKAHRWRYLLPSGLLLVAASLLVVSFWQPYWRMRLYAPQYPKGLRVVAYLNRLEGDVREIDGLNHYIGMRRLNEAAQLERRTSAILVGVLACLLCAAIFVHSPWAALAALPALLWPFGFLVDLHLWMAHFGTHLDPAAALSSSIKPFVPPVLGEGLIGQFRTVARVSDGWRLSLAAAGIVLVALWFHRAAYKPLRDEQRRAARTTTAEGAPHA